In a genomic window of Spirosoma agri:
- a CDS encoding terminase large subunit, whose protein sequence is MEYNEIAYQYEEDILSGRLLAGDLLIKAVKRQRDDLKNGHKRGLYFDHDAGQKMLDFADCVNIGPEKPLHLFPFQVWELYVFYGWKRENGFRRFRRKYKSCARGSGKTPIESLQILYHLTVEGLTNAEAYVSATKEAQAKIAFDDAVLMLNSSPELQDYLKASAERIFNPSSNAKFGFLTSNPKTADGTRPSYAVIDEYHEFEDDKMLNKLTSGLIKKDEPIMSIVTTRGSHKEWPCFQAEFKVYMPILNGSVHNDSFFVVIYSQDSEDEIERPDTWIKSNPMLCKGGIINLETLVEERDAQYLKGEEGIVSFKTLNLNWWCDAPQVFIPDSIWIKSGSKFDPAMLEGRKAWAGLDMGATNDFCAYSLYFPPENWWEYDEELTDEQKDKLLYLRSPLKVPGIHHILWWFWIPSFKFDNRISDGLHNLRDWKKNGLITVLDGNVIDPRQIEEMVLPLKPLYDIQSMTYDRYNATSTALTVQEKGGVPALEFPQTMPMFAEPTKAFRDLVLQERFNHGMNPIAQWMMRNAIPITDTNGNIKITKDPRRAPDKVDGIVSGIMSMAGWMMDRNEVGGNVYDSRGFIEL, encoded by the coding sequence GTGGAGTACAACGAGATTGCGTACCAGTACGAAGAAGACATTCTTTCCGGCCGGCTGCTGGCAGGTGATCTACTGATCAAGGCCGTCAAACGCCAGCGGGATGATCTGAAGAACGGCCACAAACGGGGACTGTATTTCGATCATGACGCGGGCCAGAAAATGCTCGACTTTGCCGATTGCGTCAACATCGGCCCCGAAAAGCCGCTGCATCTGTTCCCCTTTCAGGTGTGGGAGTTATATGTGTTCTACGGCTGGAAGCGGGAAAACGGGTTTCGACGGTTTCGCCGGAAGTATAAGAGTTGCGCCCGAGGTAGCGGGAAAACCCCGATCGAATCGCTCCAGATCCTCTATCACTTGACGGTCGAAGGACTAACCAACGCCGAGGCCTACGTATCGGCTACCAAGGAAGCGCAGGCCAAAATTGCTTTCGATGATGCGGTACTGATGCTCAACTCATCACCTGAATTGCAGGATTATTTGAAGGCATCCGCTGAGCGCATTTTCAACCCGTCGAGTAACGCCAAGTTTGGGTTTTTAACGTCAAACCCCAAAACGGCTGATGGTACCCGACCGAGTTATGCAGTGATCGACGAGTACCACGAGTTCGAAGACGACAAAATGCTCAACAAGCTCACCTCGGGTCTGATCAAAAAAGATGAGCCCATCATGAGCATTGTCACTACCCGGGGCAGCCACAAAGAATGGCCCTGCTTTCAGGCCGAGTTCAAAGTGTACATGCCTATCCTGAATGGGTCGGTACACAACGATTCGTTCTTCGTGGTCATCTACTCCCAGGACTCGGAAGACGAGATCGAGCGGCCCGATACGTGGATCAAATCCAACCCGATGCTTTGTAAAGGCGGTATCATTAACCTCGAAACGCTCGTCGAGGAACGCGACGCGCAGTATTTGAAAGGGGAGGAGGGTATCGTCAGTTTCAAGACGCTGAATCTAAACTGGTGGTGCGATGCGCCCCAGGTGTTTATTCCGGATTCGATCTGGATCAAGTCGGGTAGCAAATTCGATCCGGCCATGCTGGAGGGCCGTAAAGCCTGGGCGGGGCTGGACATGGGAGCGACCAACGATTTTTGCGCCTACTCGCTGTATTTTCCGCCGGAGAACTGGTGGGAGTACGACGAGGAGCTGACCGATGAGCAGAAAGACAAGCTGCTCTATTTGCGCTCACCCCTGAAAGTACCCGGCATTCACCACATACTGTGGTGGTTCTGGATCCCGAGCTTCAAATTCGACAACCGGATATCCGACGGGCTGCACAATCTACGGGACTGGAAGAAAAACGGGCTCATTACCGTGCTGGACGGCAACGTGATCGATCCGCGCCAGATCGAAGAGATGGTGTTACCCCTAAAGCCCCTCTACGATATTCAGAGCATGACGTACGATCGCTACAATGCGACCTCGACGGCGCTGACCGTGCAGGAAAAAGGGGGCGTGCCGGCGCTGGAATTTCCCCAGACGATGCCCATGTTCGCCGAGCCCACCAAAGCGTTTCGGGATCTGGTGCTTCAGGAGCGCTTCAACCACGGCATGAACCCCATTGCCCAGTGGATGATGCGCAATGCCATTCCCATTACCGACACCAACGGCAACATCAAGATCACCAAAGACCCCCGCCGGGCCCCTGATAAGGTCGATGGCATCGTGTCGGGCATCATGAGCATGGCCGGCTGGATGATGGATCGCAACGAGGTGGGCGGTAACGTGTATGACAGTCGCGGATTCATCGAATTATAA
- a CDS encoding TMF family protein, with product MKRLYFSLVFLLLMLPGLVQAQGNYVITESNSTGTGFYNTLIGPMTATAVNGSSNTFLGYWAGQSSQNAHENTFVGFNAGHNNRSGSRNVSMGSRSGYSITSGLENIFIGYAAGFNNVDKSYNTFIGNEAGFSNYGERNVFLGHSAGRTNAGSNDNTFIGYFSGYKNNTGTTNTFLGSSSGYTNTSGGRNVFLGSSAGYYNSTGSDNTFTGNQAGYSTTTGSQNAFYGSLTGISNTTGFSNTFLGGQAGYSNDRGSQNTFIGSGAGYTTNAGANNTFVGASTGSSNSTGSQNTFMGYQAGYGNTTGQANVFIGSAAGYTNSTGTGNMFLGQQAGYNTTSSYNLFMGNASGSTTTTGLGNTAIGDGSLLRNSTGTHNVAIGRFAGVESRNDENVFIGFAADVTPDTPNLTNATAIGARARVSQSNSIVLGANANVGIGTGAPSAKLHISTGVNGTSGLRLQNLTIGNNASVTNQTKFLTVDGSGNVILGSLNGSAREGAADALWQRKGSFLQSTNGESIIIGQGVDKTPTDYNLFVSKGILTEKVKVAVKNTSEWSDYVFKPGYALQPLSQVEQYIQEHEHLPGVPSAKEMVEQGNDLHKTDAKLLAKIEELTLYSIQLEKTNRQLQQSDQQRLKENQEQQKEIDELKQLVKQLVDKK from the coding sequence ATGAAACGACTCTACTTTTCACTGGTTTTTCTGTTGCTTATGCTGCCTGGGTTGGTGCAGGCACAAGGCAATTACGTAATTACTGAATCCAACTCGACCGGTACCGGTTTTTACAATACACTGATTGGCCCAATGACGGCTACTGCCGTTAATGGCAGTAGCAATACCTTTTTAGGCTATTGGGCTGGTCAAAGCTCGCAAAACGCCCATGAAAATACATTCGTTGGCTTTAATGCAGGGCATAACAACAGATCGGGTAGCCGTAATGTCAGTATGGGGTCTCGCTCAGGTTACAGCATTACGTCGGGTTTGGAAAATATCTTCATTGGTTACGCTGCCGGCTTCAACAATGTTGATAAAAGCTACAATACGTTTATTGGCAACGAAGCAGGCTTCAGTAACTATGGCGAGAGAAATGTTTTTCTAGGTCATTCAGCCGGTCGAACCAATGCGGGCAGTAATGACAACACGTTCATCGGCTATTTTTCAGGCTACAAAAACAATACAGGTACAACAAATACCTTCCTGGGTAGTAGCTCTGGCTACACTAATACGAGCGGTGGCCGAAATGTCTTCCTAGGCAGCTCAGCCGGCTACTATAACTCGACAGGTTCCGACAACACCTTTACGGGTAACCAGGCCGGTTATTCAACGACAACCGGCTCGCAAAATGCTTTTTATGGCTCTCTAACCGGCATCAGTAATACCACGGGCTTCAGCAATACATTTTTGGGGGGCCAAGCTGGTTACAGCAATGATAGAGGATCCCAAAATACGTTTATCGGTAGCGGTGCAGGTTATACCACGAATGCGGGCGCTAATAATACATTTGTGGGTGCCTCAACGGGGAGTAGCAATTCAACCGGATCCCAGAATACGTTCATGGGTTATCAGGCGGGTTATGGCAATACTACTGGTCAGGCCAACGTCTTTATTGGTAGTGCGGCTGGCTACACCAACTCTACTGGTACAGGTAATATGTTTTTGGGTCAACAGGCAGGCTACAACACTACCAGTTCATACAACCTGTTCATGGGGAACGCGTCGGGCAGTACCACCACCACTGGCCTGGGCAATACGGCCATTGGCGATGGCTCACTACTGCGCAACAGTACAGGCACTCACAACGTGGCCATTGGCCGTTTCGCGGGTGTAGAAAGCCGTAACGATGAAAACGTCTTCATTGGCTTTGCGGCTGATGTTACACCTGACACACCTAACCTGACTAATGCTACCGCCATCGGTGCTCGTGCTCGGGTTAGCCAGAGCAACAGTATCGTCTTGGGAGCCAATGCCAACGTTGGTATTGGTACGGGGGCTCCTTCGGCCAAGCTACACATCAGTACCGGCGTGAATGGCACATCAGGTCTTCGCTTACAGAATTTAACTATCGGCAATAACGCCAGCGTGACTAATCAGACCAAGTTTCTGACAGTGGACGGTTCTGGTAACGTGATTCTGGGCAGCCTGAATGGTTCAGCTCGCGAAGGCGCTGCGGATGCCCTGTGGCAGCGGAAAGGATCATTCTTGCAGAGCACCAACGGGGAATCGATCATTATCGGTCAGGGCGTGGATAAGACGCCAACGGACTACAATCTGTTTGTGAGCAAAGGTATTCTAACCGAAAAGGTGAAGGTAGCCGTCAAGAACACTAGCGAGTGGAGTGATTACGTCTTCAAGCCGGGTTATGCATTGCAACCCCTGTCTCAGGTTGAGCAGTACATTCAAGAGCATGAGCATCTGCCCGGTGTACCCTCGGCCAAAGAGATGGTTGAGCAGGGTAATGATCTGCACAAGACGGATGCCAAGCTATTAGCCAAGATCGAGGAACTGACCCTGTATAGCATTCAGCTGGAAAAAACCAATCGGCAATTGCAGCAAAGTGATCAGCAAAGACTGAAGGAAAATCAAGAGCAACAGAAAGAGATTGATGAACTCAAGCAGCTGGTCAAGCAGCTCGTGGATAAGAAATAG
- a CDS encoding ParB N-terminal domain-containing protein: protein MNNLKAGTIKDLTPDQKNANKGKEFGQHLLEKSLRELGAGRSILADKHGNVIAGNKTLETAAAIGMNDVIIVPSDGTKLIVVQRTDLDIDSKQGRKLALADNKISQVNLDFDSVVIAELGAEHGIDLDSWGFSVFEDEQEEEAGEKVERESDKITFQLSTFQQTELKRALTTAKMERELEQVKETDGEALMVIVHEFLKKRS from the coding sequence ATGAACAATCTCAAAGCCGGAACGATCAAAGACTTGACGCCGGACCAGAAAAACGCTAATAAAGGTAAAGAATTCGGCCAGCACCTGCTTGAGAAATCACTGCGTGAACTGGGGGCTGGCCGCTCGATTCTGGCCGACAAACACGGCAACGTGATCGCGGGCAATAAAACCCTCGAAACCGCTGCTGCGATCGGCATGAACGACGTGATCATCGTACCCTCGGACGGTACCAAACTGATCGTGGTGCAGCGTACGGATCTGGATATCGACAGCAAGCAGGGACGCAAACTGGCGCTGGCCGACAACAAGATCAGCCAAGTTAATCTGGACTTTGATTCGGTGGTGATTGCGGAACTGGGCGCAGAGCACGGTATCGATCTGGACTCGTGGGGCTTTTCGGTGTTCGAGGATGAGCAAGAAGAGGAAGCCGGCGAAAAGGTGGAGCGGGAAAGTGATAAAATAACCTTTCAGCTGAGCACTTTCCAGCAGACAGAACTCAAACGGGCATTGACCACGGCCAAAATGGAGCGTGAGTTGGAGCAGGTAAAAGAGACCGACGGGGAAGCGCTGATGGTCATCGTGCACGAATTCTTAAAAAAGCGTAGCTGA
- a CDS encoding HNH endonuclease, translated as MPTVFKVKRPSSRGIVPAAANQGRENPNREIYGSSRWKRTSKNHLRAHPFCVHCEAAGKLTVATITDHIRSINQGGEPWDPENYNSLCLKCHQTKSAKERHQAKAQ; from the coding sequence ATGCCCACCGTTTTTAAAGTCAAACGCCCCTCCTCCAGGGGAATAGTGCCCGCTGCCGCTAACCAGGGCCGGGAGAATCCAAACCGGGAGATCTACGGCTCCTCCCGCTGGAAACGCACCTCGAAGAATCATTTGCGGGCTCACCCCTTCTGCGTGCACTGCGAAGCCGCCGGCAAACTGACCGTGGCGACCATCACCGACCACATCAGATCCATCAATCAGGGTGGTGAGCCGTGGGATCCCGAGAATTATAACAGTTTGTGCCTAAAGTGTCACCAGACCAAGTCGGCCAAGGAGCGCCACCAGGCGAAAGCGCAGTAA
- a CDS encoding DUF4884 domain-containing protein: MKRIFTLLALVLIAASCKSKMTPIDVVTTNNPGQLTMLLLEVDGCKVYRFNDGGRDVYFTTCKGKVSYDYTTRSGKSSTTHHVDSLTEELPR, translated from the coding sequence ATGAAACGCATCTTTACCTTATTGGCTCTCGTGCTTATCGCAGCCAGCTGCAAAAGCAAAATGACGCCCATCGATGTGGTCACCACCAACAACCCCGGCCAGCTCACCATGTTGCTTTTAGAAGTCGATGGTTGCAAAGTGTACCGGTTCAACGATGGTGGCCGGGATGTGTACTTTACGACCTGCAAAGGCAAGGTCAGCTACGACTACACCACCCGGTCAGGCAAGAGCAGCACCACGCACCACGTTGATTCACTCACCGAAGAGCTACCCCGATGA
- a CDS encoding phage terminase small subunit P27 family, which produces MGPGRPAKPTAVKVLEGTYRPDRAMPNEVQPDLLAHIPDPPEGLGEWGVREWGVVCRWLHDTGNLAGTDLSLIAAYCNEVSNYWEYDAQVKAKGAVIAIKSKEGLVVRVQKNPFTGLRKDALNEALKLATQFGFTPAARTRLTMGAGAVDTKPKSKLGKLMGGN; this is translated from the coding sequence ATGGGCCCCGGACGACCCGCCAAACCTACGGCCGTTAAAGTGCTGGAAGGTACTTATCGGCCAGACCGGGCTATGCCCAACGAGGTGCAACCCGATTTGCTGGCCCACATTCCTGATCCGCCCGAAGGGCTGGGCGAGTGGGGCGTTCGCGAGTGGGGGGTTGTCTGCCGCTGGCTGCACGATACGGGCAATTTGGCCGGCACGGATTTAAGCCTGATCGCGGCTTACTGTAATGAGGTATCCAATTACTGGGAATACGACGCTCAGGTGAAAGCGAAGGGTGCCGTGATTGCGATCAAAAGCAAAGAGGGGCTGGTCGTGCGGGTGCAAAAGAATCCGTTCACCGGCCTTCGCAAGGATGCGCTCAACGAAGCCCTGAAGCTGGCCACCCAGTTCGGCTTTACCCCGGCGGCCCGCACCCGGCTGACCATGGGAGCGGGTGCCGTGGATACCAAGCCCAAATCGAAGCTGGGGAAATTAATGGGTGGCAACTAA
- a CDS encoding GIY-YIG nuclease family protein, with amino-acid sequence MRTYFIYILSDPRDNRVRYVGCTLNPKSRLISHISGKSGFKRAEWIDELKVCNLIPTLTVVSTSHEKQAAVLEEIRVYKLYDPSDLVCENPERFKYSQASSKYEKAKGLLATSQTDILDFLKSTRWLNIDWVANQMWPNNKSANTYLSRKLSGERPFTRKDALLAKDVLNKLGVTLTELSVADVYK; translated from the coding sequence ATGAGAACCTATTTCATTTATATACTATCAGACCCCAGAGATAATAGAGTGCGTTATGTTGGCTGTACGCTTAATCCAAAGAGTAGGCTCATTAGCCACATTTCTGGCAAAAGTGGATTTAAGCGTGCAGAATGGATCGACGAACTTAAGGTTTGTAATTTAATCCCGACTCTTACTGTTGTGTCAACGAGCCATGAAAAGCAGGCTGCCGTTTTAGAGGAAATTAGGGTCTATAAACTATATGATCCAAGTGACCTGGTTTGCGAAAACCCAGAAAGATTTAAATATTCTCAGGCCTCCAGTAAATACGAAAAGGCCAAGGGGTTGTTAGCCACAAGTCAAACCGATATCCTCGATTTCCTAAAATCGACACGATGGCTGAATATCGACTGGGTTGCAAACCAAATGTGGCCTAACAACAAAAGTGCAAACACTTACCTCAGCCGTAAGCTCAGCGGAGAACGACCCTTTACTCGAAAGGACGCTTTGTTGGCAAAAGATGTATTGAATAAATTGGGTGTGACACTGACAGAATTGTCAGTTGCGGATGTCTATAAATAG